In the Mytilus trossulus isolate FHL-02 chromosome 1, PNRI_Mtr1.1.1.hap1, whole genome shotgun sequence genome, one interval contains:
- the LOC134715086 gene encoding orexin receptor type 2-like produces the protein MHTIKVLNCCTFNVTRDNGSFSDHTQKCLECLNSEKAFLYIPVIIFVALIMVIGTFGNIMVIYVYNWGFKRRSANFFISAMAVFDLLGCLISMPAGVYDLIHSYTFNDKIGCKLVKYTEAAIIYGSAIILIEIAFDRYFKICRPLRVLMTSKIKTMCMVACIAAFILASPALFLFGVTKQPTPINGTYGYDCSIDEKYRGTAFPKVYYNMLTVVFVITFSLLAGFYIKIWIEIRQRRDCGVGTVYGSTRIKNAVKLARTKNSMFARSISSESKDKTPMSPKSSKKITDDISPETEKSPPCSPKVLSQPKTIKLSRTTIIFFTVTVAFVVTYLPGLIIMITRSVVTNFYEDLSPIEEMIVKLFSRFYFINNAINPIIYSFLNSRFRKQCSKVFISIAMCCKNVMKNKDDISSHDYSRSYTY, from the coding sequence ATGCATACAATCAAGGTATTAAATTGCTGCACATTTAACGTTACTAGAGATAATGGATCGTTTTCTGACCATACACAGAAATGTTTAGAATGTCTTAATAGCGAGAAGGCATTTCTATACATACCAGTTATAATTTTCGTTGCTTTGATCATGGTCATAGGAACGTTTGGAAACATCATGGTGATATATGTGTATAACTGGGGATTTAAGCGAAGATCGGCCAATTTTTTCATCAGTGCTATGGCCGTCTTTGATTTACTGGGATGTCTTATATCAATGCCTGCCGGTGTTTATGACCTTATTCATTCCTACACTTTCAATGATAAAATTGGGTGTAAATTAGTAAAGTACACAGAGGCCGCCATCATTTATGGATCAGCAATAATTCTTATCGAAATTGCATTTGACAGATACTTTAAAATTTGCAGACCATTACGGGTTTTGATGACTTCAAAGATTAAAACTATGTGTATGGTTGCTTGTATAGCTGCTTTTATTCTTGCATCGCCTGCATTGTTTTTGTTCGGGGTTACAAAGCAACCAACGCCAATAAACGGTACATATGGTTATGACTGTTCAATAGACGAAAAGTACCGAGGAACGGCATTTCCGAAAGTATATTATAATATGCTTACTGTGGTATTCGTTATAACTTTTTCGTTGTTGGCAggattttacataaaaatttgGATTGAAATTCGACAACGTCGTGACTGCGGGGTAGGAACGGTTTATGGGTCAACCAGAATAAAAAATGCTGTCAAACTTGCACGCACTAAAAATTCTATGTTCGCAAGAAGTATCAGTAGTGAAAGTAAGGACAAGACGCCAATGtcgccaaaatcatccaaaaagATAACAGATGATATTTCTCCTGAAACTGAAAAGTCTCCTCCATGTTCCCCGAAAGTCCTATCGCAACCTAAAACAATCAAACTCAGTAGGACCACTATTATATTTTTCACCGTCACGGTAGCGTTTGTGGTAACATACTTACCAGGACTAATCATAATGATCACAAGGAGTGTGGTGACTAATTTTTATGAGGATTTATCACCGATCGAGGAAATGATTGTGAAATTATTTTccagattttattttatcaacaaTGCAATTAATCCGATTATTTACAGCTTTTTGAACTCAAGATTTAGGAAGCAGTGCTCGAAAGTGTTTATTTCCATAGCTATGTGTTGTAAGAACGTAATGAAGAATAAAGATGACATTTCGTCACATGATTATTCGAGATcgtatacatattaa